The Stratiformator vulcanicus genome has a segment encoding these proteins:
- a CDS encoding VOC family protein yields the protein MSVDPKVTPCLWFDNEGEEVAEFYTSVFPNSSIDYVNRSTIEWPGGKVGDALLIEFSLAGQPYQALNGGPQEPFNDRISLSVSCKDQEEVDYFWDALTSDGGEPVMCGWLKDKFGVRWQIVPEPLERMLRDQDSEKVRRAMEAMLQMVKLDLAELEQAFEGT from the coding sequence ATGAGTGTCGATCCGAAGGTCACTCCGTGTTTGTGGTTCGACAACGAAGGTGAGGAGGTGGCGGAGTTTTACACGTCCGTCTTCCCCAATTCTTCAATCGATTACGTCAACCGTTCAACCATCGAATGGCCCGGGGGTAAAGTCGGCGATGCACTCCTGATTGAATTTTCGCTGGCCGGTCAGCCCTATCAAGCCCTCAACGGCGGTCCACAGGAACCGTTTAATGACCGGATCTCACTTTCGGTTTCCTGTAAAGATCAAGAAGAAGTCGATTACTTTTGGGATGCCCTGACTTCTGACGGCGGCGAACCGGTGATGTGCGGCTGGCTGAAAGACAAATTCGGTGTCCGCTGGCAGATCGTACCGGAACCGTTGGAACGCATGTTGAGAGATCAAGATTCGGAAAAGGTCCGGCGAGCGATGGAAGCGATGCTGCAGATGGTGAAACTTGATTTAGCAGAATTGGAGCAAGCGTTTGAAGGCACTTAA
- a CDS encoding FdhF/YdeP family oxidoreductase: MKRVRTGGGWPAVLYSLSKARQVGGPWKLWKALRSRNACKTCAVGMGGQKGGMVNERGTFPEVCKKGMQAMVADMQPGIETSFWAERSIPQLRAMSPRDLEHSGRLTQPVRVRKGESHYTPISWDEAYESIVRKLKSLPADETFWYFSGRSSNEAGFLLQLFARMYGTNNVNNCSFYCHQASGVGLTNTFGSGTATLVLDDVEHADLVFVIGGNPASNHPRLMSTLKHVRRRGGEVIVINPVVETGLTNFSVPSDPWSLLFGTKIATLYVQPHIGGDLALLTAIGKRVVERGAHFEDFLTNYTDGWPELKQRLAEADINELSQLAGVSIEQIDEITDRYCKAKNAVFSWTMGITHQAHGVENVEAIGNLALLRGMVGRTHAGLLPIRGHSNVQGIGSVGVTPKLKDAIFERLQSNYNVDLPTSPGLDTLACMEAAHDHKLKLGFCLGGNLYGSNPDSPYAAEALSRLESIVYLSTTLNTGHAHGLADETIILPVLARDEEPQPTTQESMFNYVRLSDGGPARHEGPRSEVEVISHIARRVLDSSGPVDWAAMENTSRIREMIAKVVPGFDKIEQIDRSKEEFQIAGRTFHEPQFPTASGRAQLHVHEIPDTRPAEGRLTMMTVRSEGQFNTVVYENTDLYRGIDRRDVVLIHPDDFEPLGLTPNERVKVKSSNGELFPIEARPFDSIRPGACLMYYPEANVLVPRRSDPRSKTPAFKAIEVTLEPISAGAAVVG, from the coding sequence ATGAAACGCGTCCGAACCGGTGGCGGGTGGCCCGCCGTCTTATATTCGCTCTCGAAGGCCCGGCAGGTCGGGGGGCCGTGGAAGCTGTGGAAGGCGCTGCGAAGCCGGAATGCCTGTAAGACCTGCGCGGTCGGGATGGGCGGGCAGAAGGGGGGCATGGTCAATGAGCGTGGGACCTTTCCCGAGGTCTGCAAGAAGGGCATGCAGGCCATGGTCGCCGACATGCAGCCGGGAATCGAGACATCGTTCTGGGCGGAACGCTCGATCCCGCAACTGCGGGCGATGTCGCCGCGCGATTTGGAGCATAGCGGTCGGCTGACGCAACCGGTCCGCGTTCGCAAAGGCGAATCGCACTACACGCCCATCTCTTGGGATGAGGCGTACGAGTCGATCGTGCGAAAGCTGAAGTCGCTCCCCGCCGACGAGACGTTCTGGTACTTCAGCGGGCGAAGTTCGAACGAGGCGGGCTTCCTGCTGCAACTGTTCGCGCGGATGTACGGCACAAACAACGTCAACAATTGCAGCTTCTATTGCCATCAGGCGAGCGGCGTCGGATTGACCAACACCTTCGGCTCCGGCACGGCGACCTTGGTGCTGGATGACGTCGAGCATGCCGACCTCGTGTTCGTGATCGGCGGGAATCCGGCGAGTAATCACCCGCGGCTGATGAGCACGCTCAAACACGTTCGGCGGCGCGGCGGCGAAGTGATTGTGATCAATCCGGTCGTTGAGACCGGCCTCACGAACTTCAGCGTGCCGAGCGATCCGTGGTCGCTGCTGTTCGGGACGAAGATCGCCACGCTCTATGTGCAGCCGCATATCGGCGGAGACCTCGCGCTGCTCACGGCGATCGGCAAACGGGTCGTTGAACGCGGCGCCCACTTCGAGGACTTCCTCACAAACTACACCGACGGTTGGCCCGAGCTGAAGCAGCGGCTCGCCGAGGCGGATATCAACGAACTGTCGCAATTGGCCGGTGTGTCGATCGAGCAGATTGACGAGATCACCGACCGCTATTGCAAGGCGAAGAACGCCGTTTTCAGTTGGACGATGGGCATCACGCATCAAGCGCACGGGGTCGAAAACGTCGAGGCGATCGGCAATCTCGCCCTACTCCGCGGCATGGTCGGGCGAACGCACGCCGGGCTGCTGCCGATCCGCGGGCACTCCAACGTGCAGGGCATCGGCTCGGTGGGAGTCACGCCGAAATTGAAGGACGCGATCTTCGAACGGCTGCAGTCGAACTACAATGTCGACCTGCCGACCTCGCCGGGGCTCGATACTCTCGCCTGCATGGAGGCGGCTCACGACCACAAGTTGAAGCTGGGTTTTTGCCTCGGCGGAAATCTGTATGGTTCCAATCCCGACTCGCCGTACGCAGCGGAGGCGCTTTCGCGACTGGAGTCGATCGTCTACCTCAGCACGACGCTCAACACAGGACACGCCCACGGCTTGGCCGATGAGACGATCATCCTGCCGGTACTCGCGCGGGACGAAGAGCCGCAGCCCACGACGCAAGAGTCGATGTTCAATTACGTCCGTCTCAGCGACGGTGGCCCGGCCCGACATGAGGGGCCCAGGAGCGAAGTCGAGGTAATCTCACATATCGCCCGGCGAGTACTCGACTCATCCGGCCCGGTCGATTGGGCGGCGATGGAGAACACGAGCCGCATCCGAGAGATGATCGCGAAAGTGGTTCCGGGTTTCGACAAGATTGAGCAGATCGATCGTTCGAAAGAAGAGTTCCAGATCGCCGGGCGGACGTTTCACGAACCGCAGTTCCCGACGGCATCCGGCAGAGCTCAACTGCATGTGCACGAGATCCCTGACACTCGGCCGGCGGAGGGAAGGCTCACCATGATGACCGTCCGCAGCGAGGGGCAATTCAATACGGTCGTCTACGAAAACACCGACCTCTACCGCGGCATCGATCGGCGGGACGTCGTGCTGATTCATCCGGACGACTTCGAACCGCTGGGGCTGACGCCGAATGAGCGGGTGAAGGTGAAGAGTTCGAACGGCGAGCTCTTCCCGATCGAGGCCCGGCCGTTTGACAGCATCCGCCCGGGGGCATGTCTGATGTATTACCCGGAAGCGAACGTGCTGGTGCCCCGGCGGAGTGACCCTCGTTCGAAGACGCCGGCCTTCAAGGCGATTGAAGTGACGTTGGAGCCGATCTCAGCGGGAGCGGCAGTTGTTGGTTAG
- a CDS encoding serine/threonine protein kinase produces the protein MSRTAPRSGIILSGTDPNLPPGNVGEFEKYTDFQEMARGGKALLTECYDRIIGRTVVMKRLLPKFAEDEQEQRRFLREARVTAQLQHPNTVPVYDLGRDDEGHTFFTMKRIYGENFHEILKKIAQGDEQTIEEYPVGRRIEVVADACLALAYAHALGVVHRDVKPENIWVGEYGQVILLDWGIAKVWGHYDDFQRDPKDPDAVPWDESIEVTQQLRTLTQAGQLVGTPLYMSPEQVLGHRYLDERSDIFGAGIVLYEALAIHEPFRGRNIRETFDRIIHEPPTPPHEKSPQYDIPPEASEIALKALSKNADERFQTMLEYVEALRNVARKIEP, from the coding sequence ATGAGCCGCACTGCTCCCCGTTCAGGAATCATTCTCTCCGGAACCGATCCCAACTTGCCCCCGGGTAACGTGGGCGAGTTCGAAAAGTACACCGATTTTCAGGAGATGGCCCGAGGCGGCAAAGCCCTGCTCACCGAATGCTATGACCGCATCATCGGTCGCACGGTGGTGATGAAACGGCTGCTCCCCAAGTTCGCCGAAGATGAGCAGGAGCAGCGACGGTTCCTGCGCGAAGCGCGCGTCACGGCTCAACTGCAGCACCCGAATACGGTTCCGGTCTATGACCTCGGTCGGGACGACGAAGGCCATACCTTCTTCACCATGAAGCGGATTTACGGGGAGAACTTCCACGAAATCCTGAAGAAAATTGCGCAGGGCGATGAGCAGACGATCGAGGAATATCCGGTCGGCCGTCGTATCGAGGTCGTGGCCGATGCGTGTCTCGCCCTCGCCTACGCCCACGCCCTCGGGGTCGTACATCGCGATGTCAAGCCGGAGAACATCTGGGTCGGCGAGTACGGGCAGGTCATCCTGCTCGATTGGGGCATCGCCAAGGTCTGGGGTCACTACGATGACTTCCAGCGGGACCCGAAAGACCCCGATGCAGTTCCCTGGGATGAATCGATCGAAGTCACGCAACAACTCAGAACATTAACTCAGGCGGGGCAGCTCGTCGGAACGCCCCTATATATGTCGCCCGAGCAAGTCCTCGGACACCGCTACCTCGACGAACGGTCTGACATCTTCGGGGCGGGAATTGTGCTCTACGAAGCGCTCGCGATTCACGAGCCGTTCCGCGGCCGCAATATTCGCGAAACCTTTGACCGCATCATCCACGAGCCGCCGACGCCTCCGCACGAGAAGTCGCCCCAATACGACATTCCCCCGGAAGCATCAGAAATCGCCTTAAAAGCCCTTTCAAAGAACGCGGACGAGCGGTTCCAGACGATGCTGGAATATGTCGAGGCCCTGCGAAACGTCGCTCGAAAAATCGAACCCTAA
- a CDS encoding glutamine synthetase beta-grasp domain-containing protein, producing the protein MSSKTKLEYIWLDGYQPTQSLRGKTKIVTDFGGTLEDCDMWSFDGSSTQQAEGGSSDCLLHPVCLRPDPGRVNAWIVMCEVLNADGTPHPSNGRALIHDDDNDFWFGFEQEYFLFDVDTNKPLGFPEKGYPAPQGPYYCSVGATNAYGRDIVEEHLDICLEAGLNVEGINGEVAAGQWEFQCFSKGAAEAGDEMWIARYLLERIGEKYGVAINWHCKPIKGDWNGSGMHANFSNTVLREAGKKEAYDHICKAFEPRIKEHVDVYGADNDQRLTGLHETQSIDKFSYGVSDRGASIRIPVFTVKHGWKGWLEDRRPASNGDPYKIAAVIIETVKKACESLPA; encoded by the coding sequence ATGAGCAGCAAGACGAAACTTGAGTACATCTGGCTCGACGGTTATCAGCCGACCCAGAGCCTCCGTGGCAAGACGAAGATCGTGACCGACTTCGGCGGAACGCTCGAAGACTGCGATATGTGGTCCTTCGATGGTTCTTCAACTCAGCAAGCCGAGGGTGGCAGTTCTGACTGTCTGCTCCATCCGGTCTGCCTGCGTCCCGATCCGGGCCGTGTGAACGCTTGGATTGTAATGTGCGAGGTTCTCAACGCCGACGGGACACCGCATCCGTCGAACGGTCGAGCCTTGATTCACGATGATGACAATGACTTCTGGTTCGGTTTCGAGCAGGAGTACTTCCTGTTCGACGTCGACACCAACAAGCCGCTCGGATTTCCTGAAAAAGGCTACCCGGCGCCGCAGGGACCGTATTATTGCTCGGTCGGTGCGACGAACGCCTACGGTCGCGATATCGTCGAAGAGCACCTCGACATTTGCCTGGAAGCAGGCCTGAACGTCGAAGGCATCAATGGCGAAGTGGCTGCCGGTCAGTGGGAATTCCAGTGCTTCTCCAAAGGGGCTGCGGAAGCCGGCGACGAAATGTGGATTGCCCGTTATCTTCTCGAGCGAATCGGCGAGAAGTACGGCGTCGCCATTAACTGGCACTGTAAGCCGATCAAGGGCGACTGGAACGGCTCCGGCATGCACGCCAACTTCTCGAACACGGTTCTGCGTGAAGCCGGGAAGAAAGAAGCCTACGACCACATCTGCAAGGCATTCGAACCGCGGATCAAAGAACACGTCGATGTGTACGGCGCCGACAACGATCAGCGTCTGACCGGTCTGCACGAAACGCAGTCGATCGACAAGTTCAGCTACGGCGTCTCGGACCGTGGTGCGTCGATCCGCATTCCCGTCTTCACCGTCAAGCACGGTTGGAAAGGTTGGCTCGAAGACCGCCGCCCGGCATCGAACGGCGACCCGTACAAGATCGCCGCCGTGATTATTGAGACGGTCAAGAAGGCCTGCGAATCGCTGCCTGCTTGA
- a CDS encoding bifunctional SulP family inorganic anion transporter/carbonic anhydrase yields MESNWAKNIGRDLAASVVVFLVALPLCLGIALASRAPGMEEGLNVPLFSGLLAGIVGGIVVGSLSGSHTSVSGPAAGLTAVVAMQIEALGSYQAFVAAVAVAGFIQILLGVLRAGFISAFFPSSVIKGLLAAIGVILILKQIPHVLGRDSDPEGDMSFSQPDHHNTFTELWAVVTDVTSGHVVLGAAIIGVASLVFLVLSDRFAFFKKVPVLAPVTVVAFGFIMRWLFNTSGGPLLAVQGEHLVNVPVAQGLQNFDQFIVWPDWSHYLNPQFYIAAVTVAIVASLETLLNLEAVDKLDPKQRNSPPDRELFAQGCGNVVSGMFGGLPITSVIVRSSVNVRSGAVTKLSAIAHGFILVGFCFFGPQVLNSIPLSCLAAILLHTGFKLANPELFKQMWREGWNQFLPFIITVTAIVLTDLLIGIIIGLVFAIGFILKSNLRRPLHLIRENHVSGEVLRIELANQVSFLNRAALLRVLENVPAGSRVLLDARSTDYIDPDVLDLISDFKKETAPAKNISVSRIGFKDRYVDGDEIEFIDFSTRELQENMRPEHVLQVLKDGNERFRTGHSLTRNYTKAIHETAEGQFPLACVVSCIDSRNPTEIIFDLGVGDVFTVRIAGNVVKEKVMASIEYACAVAGAKLVVILGHTRCGAVTAAVNLAEQNADPAEATGCEHLAAVVNEIQKSIEPARQLNETRQALKQTRWAPKSSSVEPEDDFPDIVARANVDRMMHVLLEQSHTMAKLCDEGKIGVVGGMYDVRTGGVEFFESAPSSLLEQSPPEVQPPEREQTVVQSNGQ; encoded by the coding sequence ATGGAGTCGAACTGGGCGAAGAATATCGGTCGCGATCTCGCCGCGAGTGTCGTGGTCTTCCTGGTAGCGCTGCCATTGTGTCTGGGTATCGCATTGGCCTCTCGCGCGCCGGGGATGGAAGAGGGCCTCAACGTCCCTTTGTTTTCCGGCCTACTCGCGGGCATCGTGGGCGGCATTGTCGTCGGTTCGCTCAGCGGCTCGCACACCAGCGTCTCCGGCCCGGCGGCCGGCTTGACGGCGGTTGTGGCGATGCAGATCGAGGCGCTCGGGTCCTATCAGGCGTTCGTGGCCGCGGTCGCTGTGGCGGGATTCATTCAGATATTACTCGGCGTACTTCGGGCGGGTTTCATCTCCGCATTTTTCCCGTCGAGCGTAATTAAGGGGCTGCTTGCGGCGATCGGGGTCATCCTGATCTTGAAGCAAATCCCGCACGTGCTAGGGCGCGACTCTGATCCCGAGGGCGACATGTCGTTTTCGCAGCCCGATCACCACAATACTTTTACGGAATTGTGGGCCGTCGTGACGGATGTGACAAGCGGGCACGTGGTCTTGGGGGCGGCAATCATCGGTGTCGCTTCGCTCGTATTCCTCGTGCTGAGCGATCGATTCGCCTTCTTTAAAAAAGTACCCGTCCTCGCGCCCGTGACGGTAGTCGCTTTCGGATTTATTATGCGGTGGCTGTTTAACACATCCGGCGGCCCGCTACTGGCAGTTCAAGGCGAGCACCTCGTCAATGTTCCCGTCGCTCAGGGGCTTCAAAACTTCGACCAATTCATCGTGTGGCCGGATTGGTCCCACTATTTAAACCCGCAGTTTTATATTGCCGCCGTGACCGTCGCGATTGTCGCGTCCTTGGAGACGCTGCTTAACTTGGAAGCGGTCGACAAACTCGACCCGAAACAGCGGAACTCGCCGCCCGACCGGGAACTGTTTGCGCAAGGCTGCGGGAACGTTGTCTCCGGCATGTTCGGCGGTCTCCCGATCACGTCGGTCATTGTCCGCAGTTCAGTCAATGTGCGGTCCGGCGCCGTGACCAAGCTTTCGGCGATCGCACACGGATTTATTCTGGTCGGGTTCTGCTTTTTCGGGCCGCAGGTACTCAATTCCATTCCGCTATCGTGTCTGGCCGCGATTCTTCTCCACACCGGTTTTAAGCTCGCCAATCCGGAGCTATTTAAGCAGATGTGGCGGGAGGGTTGGAATCAGTTCCTCCCGTTCATCATTACTGTGACCGCGATCGTGCTGACCGACCTGCTGATCGGGATCATTATTGGTCTCGTCTTTGCGATCGGTTTCATCTTGAAGAGCAATCTCCGCCGACCGCTGCACCTGATTCGAGAGAATCATGTCAGCGGCGAAGTGCTGCGAATCGAACTCGCCAATCAGGTCAGCTTTCTCAATCGGGCGGCGTTGTTGCGGGTGCTCGAGAACGTGCCGGCAGGCAGCCGGGTGCTGCTCGACGCTCGTTCGACTGACTACATTGACCCGGACGTTCTCGACTTAATAAGTGACTTTAAGAAGGAGACGGCCCCGGCGAAGAACATCTCGGTCAGCCGGATCGGCTTTAAGGATCGCTATGTTGACGGGGACGAGATTGAGTTCATTGATTTCTCGACGCGGGAGCTGCAGGAGAATATGCGGCCTGAGCACGTGTTGCAGGTGCTCAAGGACGGCAACGAGCGATTCCGCACCGGCCACAGTTTGACAAGAAACTACACGAAGGCGATTCATGAAACTGCTGAGGGGCAATTTCCGCTCGCTTGCGTCGTGAGCTGCATCGATTCGCGGAATCCGACCGAAATCATTTTTGACCTCGGCGTCGGCGACGTCTTCACCGTGCGGATCGCCGGCAATGTCGTCAAAGAGAAGGTGATGGCGAGCATTGAATACGCCTGCGCCGTCGCGGGGGCGAAGCTCGTCGTGATTCTCGGGCACACCCGTTGCGGCGCCGTCACGGCGGCCGTCAACCTCGCCGAGCAGAACGCAGACCCCGCCGAGGCAACCGGCTGCGAGCACCTCGCGGCGGTCGTCAACGAAATTCAGAAGTCGATCGAACCGGCGCGACAATTAAATGAAACCCGTCAGGCGCTAAAGCAAACCCGTTGGGCACCGAAATCGTCATCTGTCGAACCGGAGGATGACTTCCCTGATATCGTCGCCCGGGCGAATGTCGATCGCATGATGCATGTCTTACTGGAGCAAAGTCACACGATGGCCAAGCTGTGCGACGAAGGCAAAATCGGCGTGGTCGGCGGAATGTACGATGTCCGAACCGGGGGTGTTGAGTTCTTCGAGAGCGCCCCCAGCAGCCTGCTCGAGCAATCTCCTCCCGAAGTGCAGCCGCCGGAGCGGGAGCAAACCGTGGTGCAGTCGAACGGGCAGTGA